DNA from Algisphaera agarilytica:
CACCGTCAAAGACAACCAATGGGTGCACGGCAGCCATGTGTTGCGCACGCTGGTCGACCAGTGGCTGGTGGTCGATCTCCAGAACGAAGACAAGGCCTACCTCTGGGACGTCAGCATCACGGCCGAGCAAGACCAGACCCGGATCGTGCTGGGCATGAGCAGCGAATTCATCTTCGCCGCCGTCCTCAAGGGCCAAGCTAACTGCGAAGCGGGCGTCCTCGAATCCGGCGACGTGCTGCTTCTTCGCCACCTCGGCACCACCCCGCCGGGCAAGAATGTTTTCGCGGCGCGTGAGTTTGCTCAGACCCTGCGCGACGCCGGACGCAGCGACCTCGCCACTGATCTCGACCGCACCATCAAGGTCCAGAAGCAAAAGCGTTTCTGGGGCGTGCTTCGGCCGACCAACCTCAACGTCGGCTCGCCGATGAACGACGACGTCGAAGCCCTCCGCCAGAGCTACACCACCCCGACACTCGTCCGCCTCAAGCGCTCGGTCGACGACATCCACGAACTGCCCGAGCTCGTCGCGTTCACCTTCCTCCAGGCCGCCAACGCGAACAACGCCGAGACGATCGCCGCCCTGCTCGACCCCACGCCGTTCCGCAGCTCGGCCAAAGAGGGCCGACTCGAAGAAGACCGCCGCGCCATCGCGACCCGGGTCCTCGAGCAGAACTGGGCCAGCGGCATCGCGCTCGGCTCGATCAAAGCCACGCCCGACCCCATGCGTTTCGTCTTCCTGGCCGGCAACAAGCCCTACCAGATCCACCTCACCGTGTTCGATGGCGGCGTCTTCGTCCAACGCATCGAACCCATCACCGCCGCCACCCCAACCCCCTGATTCCGAGGCCCTCCATGACCCGATCCATCCCCCGCCACCTCGCCACAACCGCATTCGCCGCCGGCCTGCTCGCCACCCCCGCCGCCATGGCCCAGGAAGCCGACGCCTTCACGCCCCAGCAGATCGAGCAGTGGCTGACCGAGATGCACCCGGCCATCGACGCACCCACCTCGGATTCCTCCGAGACGGTCCTGCTTTCGTTCAGCGACGGGCAAGGCAGCATCGAGGTGCCCATGGACCCCTTCGGCACCGGCAGTTCCACCGTGGACCTGTGGTGGAATCAGCAAGCCGCCGCCGCGTCCTCCGATGCCGCGGGGGGCGAAGCACCCAACGCCGCCAACCGCATCCTGGCCCGGGGCGAAGGCCAGTCCGCAGCGCTGCAGAACCTCGCGCAACGCGAAAGCAACCTGTCGACTAATCTGGGCAACCTGCAGGCGTTCGTGTTGCAGGTCGCGTCCAACACGCAGACGCAGTCCTCCTCGTCCGGTTCTTCGTCGGGCTCCGCTTCTGATGCCTCATTGGCGGGTGTCACCCTTTACGCGGGTGATTCCAATCTTGAAGGCTCCATTTCGGGGAGCTACACGGTCTATCAGGATAGTTTTGTCTTGGATCTCGGCGAGGACATGTCAGAGGGTCTCGTACTCGATCAAACCCAGGCCGCGTTCTTGAGTGAAAACGTTCTAAACAACTCGTCCAACGGCAGTAGCGAATGCATGTTTAACGGTACCGGATTCGTGTGCCCCAACAGCACGACAAGCCACAGTTCCTCAAGTTCGAGCTCGAGTTCAAGCTCCTCCTCCAGCGCTGGCTTTACCATCAGCAGCTCATCGGTTTCCTTTTCGCAGTAACGATGAATGCACCACTGAGCCCTTGCAACTGAAACCCATTTGAGCGAGCCACAACCGATTGGCGTTTCCAAGCCGAGATCTCCCCGGCCGCTATCGGTCTGACGCCTGCAAACGATCTCCAACCTTTGCCCCTCCGCAACCTATGTGCCCATTCCGTACGTTCATCCTGATCCTCGCCCTGGTTTCGACAGGTTTACTCCCCTGCACCACACTCGCCCAGCCTGGCTCGCCCAACGAAGCCGCCCGCCAACGCGACACGGTGCCCAACCCGTTTAACCCCACCCGCACCACCGAGGGTGACCCGGCCGTCAGCACCGACATAGACGACGATCTGCTGCTCCTGGCCGAGCACGACATCTTCTTCGCAGGCGCCACCGCCGGGGTCGAGATCACCAACAACGCTTTCGTGGACGACACCAAAGAGAACGACCTGGTCGGCCTCGGCGAATTTTTCTTCGGGGCCGAAACACTCGTCGGCGAGCGGGTCGATGTCACCGCCCTGATCGCGGTCGGCGGATTCCGCTACCAGGACTTCGACGAACTCGACTCGGACTACTTCACCGCCGGCCTCGTCGCATCGACCCCGGTCAAAGGCGTCACCGTGGGCGGCTTGCTCATCTACGACGACATCATGGCCCAGGGTGATAGCGCCGCCGAACTCACGCAGACCCGCATCGGCACCTACGTGCAAGACACCTGGGTGCTGGACAACGGCCTCCAACTCACCGGCCGGGTCCAAATCGCCCGCGTCCTCGCCAGCCCGAGCGACTACGAGTCGAACCAGATCTGGGCAAGGCTAACGGGCTCCTACGTCCTCTCCCCCCAGGTCGGCCTGGTCGGCGGGGTCGTCTGCGAGTACGAGGCCTACGACGACTACTTCGAAGACATCACCGGCGAATCACGCGACGAGTTCACCGTCTCGGGCTTCCTCAACCTGCGCTACATCTTCAACCCCAACGTCGAAGCCTTCGTCGGCCTGGTCTACTCCCAAAACGAGAGCTCCCTCGACCAATTCGACTACAGCATCACCAGCCTCACCCCCAGCATCTCTATCTCGGCCCGGTTCTGAAGCTCCGGCTTCGCATCCACAACGGCCCCCTCGATATCAACCCTTCGAGTCCCCTCCCCTGTCAATTTAATGAGAATTATTCTCAACAACATTGACAGCCCCAATTAGCACCGCTACTCTCCTGTTAATGAGAATGCGTCTCAATGATTATTGAGACGAAAAAGTGGGCGGCTGGCGTACCTAGCAAGCAACATCCAACCGCCCGAGTTGACGGCCGTGAGGTCGCCGAACCCCATCCTCCGGTATCCGGTGGGGATTGGCAATCACGGCCTATCCCCCACCCCACTCAGCCCAAACGCTGAGCGACTTTTGGATACCCAGGAGAACCCAAGATGGGCCCCAAGTTCAGTACCCGCCTCGCTCTCGGCATGATCGCCTGCTTCGCCCCCCTGTCGGCTAGCGCCGCGTTTGTCTCCCCCACCAGCTGGAGCCGTGGGATCGGCGGAACGACGTATCAGGAGTGGGATGTCTTCTCGACCAACAGCGGCGCCACCCCCGACGTGGGCAATGTCAACGGCAACGGCACCGCCTCGCTCACCGAAACCGTCAGCGGGTCGTTCATCACCAGCGGCGGCAACATCTACCACGCCGGCGCGGCCTCGTCGTTCACGGTGACCACCCCCGAAGCCGACGTCACCGCCCCGGCCCCCGACCACAACGTCACCGCCATCGTGCAGATCCGCAGCCAGGGCACCGAGTTGGACTACAGCTCGGTGCTGCTCAACGGCATCGCCGCCGTGGATACCGCTGAACTCGGTCGCATCGCCCTCGGCGGCTTCGGCGGCGAGCTGGTCGACAGCTGGTTCCTCTTCAACATCCCCTACGCCGCGTTTGGTGACGGCATCCCGGGCGTGGAAGACCTGACGCTGACCTTCAACGCGACCGGCGCCCACATGAGCCTCGACCGCCTCTCGATCGACACCGCCATCCAGCCCTTCGGCTTCTACGCCGAACCCAACCCCGTGCCCGAGCCCGCCTCGCTGGCACTGCTCGGGCTGGGCGCCATCACGATGCTCACCCGTCGTCGCGCCTAATCGCTTAGCACCCGCCTTCCCGCAACCGCCAAAGCGGTTGCGGGGATTTTTCATCCTCGATCAGACGAATCACGAATATGCGTCGACCCGTTCAATCCAAACCCAAACTCGGCTTCACGCTGATCGAGCTGCTCGTGGTGATTTCGATCATCGCGTTGCTGATGGGCATCCTGCTGCCCGCTCTGGGCAAAGCCCGCAAGGCCGCCCAACAAGCCAAAGGCCTGAGCAACCTCCGGCAGATGATGATCGGCTACAACCTGTACCAGCAGGACCACGACGGCCAGGTGCTCTGGGGATACACCCCGCCGACCATCGCGGGTAACCCCGTGCAAACGCAAACCACCACGGGCCACACATTCGGCATCCCGGTCGCCGAACGCTACGCGTGGCGTTTCGAGCGCTACGTCAACGGCGTCTGGGACATCCTGCACAGCCACCAGGCCGTGCCCGACATCCCCACCACCAGCGACTCCCCCAGCGACGCCTTCCTCAAGGCGTACAACCTCAGCCTCTACCCCAGCATCGGGATCAACTCGGTCTACGTCGGCGGGCACTACGGGCCGTTCGACGGCTTCAGGCTCTCGCCCTCCCTGGGCGATTACGTGCCCAACCGCGGACAACACGTGGTCTTCCGGGCCATCGAGGCGCAACGCCCCAGCGAACTCATCGTCTTCGCCGAGGCCCAGGCCCGGCTGGGCGACGACCCCGCGTTTTCCGACGACCCGCAGGCCGGGCTGCACTTCCTCACCCCACCCCACGCCAACGGCGAACGGTGGCGTGCCGATGGCGACCGCTTCGACAACCTGATGCCCGTGAGCATCGCCGGCATCCCCGAGGGCCGATACAGCACCGCCACGAACACCGCGTTCTTCGACGGACACGCCGCCGGCCTGTCCGCCTCCCAACTCGACGACATGCGTCTCTGGGCCAACAAGGCCAAGACCGCCGACTACGACTTCTCCCCCTAACCCGACCGAAAGGTATTCCGATTATGTTCCGCCTGACTCTGACCGTTCTCACCGTGGTCCTCACGCTTACTTTCGCCATCGGCACCGCCAGCGCCTGCGAGCCCTGCGGCTGCGAAGGCAAAGCCGCCGACAAACTCAAAGACACGCTGACCGAAAGCGCCGCCGCACACGACCACGACCATCCGCACACCCACGGCGTCTCCCACAGCCATCACGGCGAATCGCTCGCCCCCGAAGCCGACCGCCAAGCCATCCTCGCCATGGCCGGTGAGTACAAGGTCAAGTTCCAGTTCCAGGAAACTGTCGCCATCGAGGCCGACTACGAACTGAAAGACCCCTACAACTCCAAGGCCACCGAGTTCGTTGAGGTCATCGCCGACACCGGCGATTTCATCTCGCTCCAGCACATCCTCGTGATGCAGCCCCGCGACGAAGAAGGCAACCTCAAGGAAGACGCCGAGGCCGTGGTCGTCAAGCACTGGCGGCAGGACTGGACCTACCAGGACACCGAGCTGCTCGAGTTCCGCGGCAACCAGACCTGGGAAACCGTGACCGTCGATCCGGCCAAGGTCCAAGGCACCTGGAGCCAGGCCGTCTACCAAGTCGACGATTCGCCGCGTTACGAGGCCTACGGCACGTGGGAACACGTCGGCGAACGCTCGGCCTGGAACTCCGAAACCACTTGGCGTCCCCTGCCCCGCCGTGAATTCTCCAAGCGGTCCGACTACCAGGTCCTGGTCGCGCACAACCGCCACACCATCACGCCCGAAGGCTGGGTCCACGAGCAAGACAACCACAAGCTTGTCCTCGACGACCAAGGCCAACCGCTCAAAGTCATCGCCCACGAATCGGGCCTGAACGTCTACGACCGCACCGACGACGTCGACTTCACCGCCGGCCGGGTGTACTGGGAAAAGACCGCGGCCTACTGGGAAGACGTCCGCGAAATCTGGGCCGACACCTTCGAGCAAAACGCTTCGTTCACGTTGGCGAAAGAAATCGACGGCGAAAAGCTGCACAGCGCCTTGTTCAAGATCGCTTCGGACGCCAAGGACAACGGCCACTCCGAAGAAACCAAGGCCGCGGCCAACGACACCGTCCTGGCCTACCTGACCCAACCCGCCGCAGACTAACACGGGGCGGAGGAAGAACCATCAGCCCGACGCGACACCCCGTCGCGTCGGGCTGCTTTTTTGTGTTTCTGTAGCCGTTGCTCAACGAGCGGATCAACTGATCTCACCGAACAGGTTGATTGAATCAGTGCATGATCCACTGCGCATCGCTGACGAGACACAAGCCGCCGAAGCGTTTGAGGATGGGTTTGATCTTCTTGACCGCCGGGTCGACGAGGGATTCGTCGCAGGCCGAGATCACCATGCAGTTCTCGAACGCGCCCGACACGCCGTCGATCCGCCGGGTGCCGCGGTCGCCCGAGCCGGACACGCCGTTGATGACGGTGTAGCCGGTGACGCCGACACTTCGCAGTGCCTCGATGACCCGATCGGCGTGGACGGTGCCGATGACGATTTCCATGCGTTTGATTGGTTTCATGGGGTTACGCCCAGAGCGCCTCGATGATCGCCAGGTACAACGGGATCCCGACGGTGATGTTGAAGGGGAACGTCACCGCCAACGACATGGTGACATAAAGACCGGGGTTGGCTTCGGGCACCGCCAGACGCATGGCAGCCGGCACCGCGATGTAGCTCGCGCTGCCCGCCAGGACCGCCAGCAGCAACGCATCGCCCTGCCCCACGCCCAGCAGCCACGCCACCGCGATGCCCAGCGATGCGTGCAGCGGCGCACTCAGAATCGCAAAGGCGATCAGCGACGGACCACAGCGACGCAGGTCCGACAACCGCCGCGCGGCAACCAGACCCATGTCCAACAGAAACAGGCAGAGCACGCCCTTGAACGGCGTGTAGACGAACGGCTGGATACTGTCCCACCCCTTCTCGTCGATCGCGATGCCGATGAGCAGCGACCCCACCAGCACGATCACCGCGCCGTTGAAAAACGCTTCCCGCAGCAGCTCGCCCCAGTCGATCTTGCCCCGGTCCTCTTGGGGCAGCGGATCGGAGGAGGAATCGCTGTCCTTGGCGGGGGACGCGAAGTAGCGGGCGAGCAGTACGCCGACGACGATCGCCGGGCTTTCCATGAGCGCCATCGCGGCGACCATGTAGCCGCCGGGGGTGTAGGCCGGGTCGGTGCTGTTGAGCGAGTCGAGGAAGTTGGTGGCGGTGATGAAGGTGACCGCGCTGATCGAGCCGTAGGTCGCCGCCATCGCCGCGGCGTTGGGCACGTCCAGCTTCAGCCGCAGGACGAAGAACGACCAGAGCGGCGTCGCTGCCGACAGCCCCACCGCCGCGAGAAGAATCAGGACGACCGAGGTGTCGATCTCGCTACGCATCAGCTCGACGCCGCCGTGCAGCCCAATGGCCATCAAGAGGTAGACCGACAGGAACTTCGGGATGGGTTGCGGCAGCGCCAGGTCCGACCGAACGACCGCGGCGAACACGCCCAGCCCGAAGAACAGGATCGCGGGGGTTCGCAGGTTGTCGAGGAGTAGAGAAACATCCATGTTGATTCACACCATAGCGGTTTCCAAACCGCACGCCCCCCAACCCGTCCGACGAACTCAGTTCGTGGAAACCGCCTCCGGATGGACTTCCTCAAACTGCACCCGGTCGCCCACCAGCCGTGCGAATATCGTCAACACCCGCAGGCTCGGGCGCATCTTGCGCAGCTCCGCCGCAGCCGCGCCCAGATCGAGGTCCTGGGCGGGCTTGATCTGCTCGAACTGCTTGCCCGGCATCGCGTGGGCGTAGAACGCGCAGTTGTGGTGCTGGATCAGGACGATGGTGTTGAGGTTGTGGGCTTCGATCAGAAAACGGATCTGGGACTTGATCCCGATGAGTTCGTTTTCGCTGGTGTAGTGCCCCGCCAGACACGCCGGGCCGCCGGGCACCGCGAGGCGGTCGTATCGCGGCAGGCATAAATGGTGGTGGAGGAAGTCGTCGAACTGTTCGCCGAATCGGCCGTCTGAGCAGTAGATGGCCAAGGCGTTGATGCGTTCGGCTTCGAACGGCTCGGGGCTGGTGAAAACCGGGGAATCGGGCATGGGCGTCGATCTCCGCAGAGACATGTAGAAACCACTCGCCCCATGATGGAAGGAAAACGCCACCAAGTCCAATGCGGAATTCTTGGCCTGAGTGTTTTCCCCTGATTCGTTGTCCGAGGGGCCTGCCTCTCTCGGCAATGGGAAGTAAAGTGTGCATATGCCCGAAGATGCCACCCCGCCCGCGGATACAAAGGTAGCGACGCCCGAGAGCACCCCGTCTGCTGCAGGAGGCGATTCCGCGATGGCCAAGAAACCCCCCAAACCCAAAAAGGTCAAGCCCCCGATCCGGCAGGTGGTGTTCCACACCTACCCGAAGCTGCTGTTCATCTGGCCGTTGATCGTGGCGGGTTTCATCCTCTGGCCGACCGTGGCGATGTGGGACTGGAACGCGGAAGTGATCGGCTGGATCTACCTCATCACGATCGTGGTGGTGGTCCTGACCGTGGGGGTGGACCTCGAACGCGACCACGCGGTGTTCTGGCTGGTCGTGTTCCTGGCGCTGTTTTTCCTGGGCAAATGGCTCGATGCGCGGTTCGATAGCCTGACCGTGGTGGGCGACGCTTACCGCTGGCTGGCGAACCGGGATGTGCAATACGACCCGTCGTTTGGGCTGTGCCTGAGTCTGCTGTTGCTGCCGCCGTACGCGACGATGCTGGTGTACGCCCGGCTGCAGCACCGCTGGCGGATCACGCACAACGAGTTCGAGCACTACTCGTGGGGCCGAGCCGACGACTCGCTGGCCCGCGGAGCCAAGCGGGTGCGGAGCACGTTCCCCGACCTGCTGGAGCTGCTGCTGTGCGGCGCGGGGACGCTGGTCGTGTACTCCGCGACCGGGCGGACCGAGCTGCGGCGGATCCCGCACGTGCCGATGATTTTCCTGGTGCGTCGACGGATCAACAAGCTGCTGGAGACGACCTCGGTGGTGACCCGCAGCGAGAAATATCAGAACGAACTCTACGAAGAAGAGGCTGATACCGAGCAGGACGAGGAAGACGCCCTGCCGGGCGAGGAGAGCCGGGGGATCGGCGGGCGTGATCCGCTCTGATTTTTCGACACAACCTTCTTTGGAATAAAAGATTACGACCCGTCTGATTGACGAGGTTTCGTTAAAGCCAAGAAAAAACCCACGCGAGTTCAGGAAGAACTACGCGCGGGCTTCCGGGGGTCGAATTTGGGGGTAATCCCTTAGTGAGGGAAGTATAGGCACGAATTCAGGCGGGTCAAATCCGACGCTTTAAAAAGTTCCCATCTGCCCCACCGAAGGCGTTTTCTAGCTATAATATTGCAGTCTGCTCGACAGGCAGCCGATAGCGCTTCGGATGGGATGCCCGGGTTGAGAGCCGGGCGAACGCTCCCAGGGGATTGATTTACTGTCCTTCTGTGATACTTCTTGGGTCCGACCGGCGATTCTGCTGGCGTACGCCCCATCCGTTTGTACTAGACCGTTTTTGTGTTTATCCATGCTGTGGATGCTCGGCCCCGCCGGCACCAGCCTGACGTACCCTTTTTGTAGAGCTACCCCATGACAACCCCGATTCGTTTCGCCCAAGGCGATACGGTCCGCCACCCCAAACGCCCCGAGTGGGGCGTGGGTACCGTACGCAGCATCCAGGCCATCGCTCAGCCCGACGGCACCCGTGCCCAGCGGCTCACCGTCGATTTCGCCAACCAGGGCCGAAAGAACATCAACACCGCCATCGCCCCGCTCATCCGCGAAGGCGAGGCCAAGCCCGTCGCCCCCGCCAAGCCCAAGACCCGTCGCAACACCCCCCAGCCCCCCCTGCCCCAGCCAAAAACCGCCAAGGCCGCCGCGTCGGTCACCCCCAACGGCGACGGATCCGCGGGCAACGGCTCCAGCGGCAGCGGTTGGCTCGACGCCATGGACCCCGACGGCGCCAAGTCCAACGAACTCTGGGACCTGCCCGACGAGCTCTCCGACCCCTTCGCCAGCCTCCCCGAACGCCTCGCCGCCACGCTCAAGACCTACCGCTTCTCCACCGAGCCGCGGGCCCTCATGGACTGGGCCGTCGTGCAGACCGGCCTCAACGACCCGCTGTCCAAATACACCCGCTCCGAACTCGAGCAGGCCTTCCCCCGCTACGTCCGCGACCGCGACGCCCACCTCAAAGACCTGGTGCGTCAGCTCAAGCGCGAAAACAACTTCGCCGCACTGAAAGACGCCGGCCGAGGCCTCTTCCCCGCCGCCCAATCGGCGTTGGACAAAGCGATCCGGAATTAACCAGTAGGGAGCAGGCAAACGTATTGGCACAAATGAAAGCCCGCGGATGGCGCAGCCTTCCGCGGGTTCCTTTTCGCGCCTCATCACACCCACAAACTTACAATCCCACTCATGCCCGCCACCGCCGCACAACAACAACGCGCCGCCACCCTCCGGGACGAGTTGCACCGCCACAACCGGCTGTACTACACCGACGCCGCGCCAGAGATTTCCGACCGCGAGTTCGACGAACTGCTCCGCGAACTGCAAGACCTCGAAGCCGAGCACCCCGAACTGCTCACGCCCGACTCGCCCACGCAGCGTGTCGGCGGTGCGCCGATCGAGGGTTTCGTCACCGTGGCCCACACCGTGCCCATGCTGTCGATCGACAACACCTACAGCAAGGAAGAACTCGACACCTGGATCACCCGCGTCGGCAAAGAGATCGGCAAAGACTTCCCCGACGACGGCGGCCTCTTCGGCGGCGACAGCGACCAACCCCCCGCCACCCAACTCATCCTCGAACCCAAGATCGACGGCGTCGCCCTCTCCCTCCGCTACGAAAACGGCGTCCTCACTCAAGCCCTCACCCGCGGCGACGGCACCAAGGGCGACGACATCACCCACAACATCAATACCGTCAACGCCATCCCGCTCCGGCTCGAACCCTCGCCGGGCGTGCGGGCTTCAGCCCGCATGCCCATCCCCGACGTCCTCGAAGTCCGCGGCGAGATCTACATGCCCAACGCCGTGTTCGAACGCGTCAACGCCCAACGTGAGCAAGACGGCCTCGAACTCTTCGCCAACCCCCGCAACTCCACCGCCGGCACCCTCAAACAAAAAGACCCCGCCAAGGTCATCCGCGGCCTGGCCTTCATCGCCCACGGCCGAGGCGTACTCGAAAGCGAAACCACCGACGGCTTCGATCAGACCCACGACCGATTTCTCGCTTCGCTCAAGCAGCTCGGCCTGCCGACGCATGAAGACTTCCGCGTCTGCGAAACCGCCGATGAGGCGTGGGACTTCGTCGCCGAGTTCGACGAGAAACGCCACACCCTGCCCTACGCCACCGACGGCATGGTCATCAAATTCAACCGCTACGATGTGCAGGACAAGCTCGGCACCCGGTCTAAATCCCCGCGTTGGTGCATCGCCTACAAGTACGCCGCCGAGCAAGCCCAGACCGTGCTCGAGACCGTCGAATGGCAGGTCGGAAAAACCGGCAAGCTCACACCGAGGGCGACCATGTCCCCCGTCTTCCTCGCCGGCACCACCGTCACGCATGCGTCGCTGCACAACTTCGGCGAGATGCTGCGCAAAGACATCCGCGTTGGCGACACCGTCGTCATCGAGAAAGCCGGCGAGATCATCCCGCAGGTCGTCCGCGTCGTCCTGGAGAAACGGCCGAAGAACACCCAGCCGCCCACCGCACCCGACCGTTGCCCCGAAT
Protein-coding regions in this window:
- a CDS encoding PEP-CTERM sorting domain-containing protein, with product MGPKFSTRLALGMIACFAPLSASAAFVSPTSWSRGIGGTTYQEWDVFSTNSGATPDVGNVNGNGTASLTETVSGSFITSGGNIYHAGAASSFTVTTPEADVTAPAPDHNVTAIVQIRSQGTELDYSSVLLNGIAAVDTAELGRIALGGFGGELVDSWFLFNIPYAAFGDGIPGVEDLTLTFNATGAHMSLDRLSIDTAIQPFGFYAEPNPVPEPASLALLGLGAITMLTRRRA
- a CDS encoding type II secretion system protein; translated protein: MRRPVQSKPKLGFTLIELLVVISIIALLMGILLPALGKARKAAQQAKGLSNLRQMMIGYNLYQQDHDGQVLWGYTPPTIAGNPVQTQTTTGHTFGIPVAERYAWRFERYVNGVWDILHSHQAVPDIPTTSDSPSDAFLKAYNLSLYPSIGINSVYVGGHYGPFDGFRLSPSLGDYVPNRGQHVVFRAIEAQRPSELIVFAEAQARLGDDPAFSDDPQAGLHFLTPPHANGERWRADGDRFDNLMPVSIAGIPEGRYSTATNTAFFDGHAAGLSASQLDDMRLWANKAKTADYDFSP
- a CDS encoding DUF6607 family protein, with the translated sequence MFRLTLTVLTVVLTLTFAIGTASACEPCGCEGKAADKLKDTLTESAAAHDHDHPHTHGVSHSHHGESLAPEADRQAILAMAGEYKVKFQFQETVAIEADYELKDPYNSKATEFVEVIADTGDFISLQHILVMQPRDEEGNLKEDAEAVVVKHWRQDWTYQDTELLEFRGNQTWETVTVDPAKVQGTWSQAVYQVDDSPRYEAYGTWEHVGERSAWNSETTWRPLPRREFSKRSDYQVLVAHNRHTITPEGWVHEQDNHKLVLDDQGQPLKVIAHESGLNVYDRTDDVDFTAGRVYWEKTAAYWEDVREIWADTFEQNASFTLAKEIDGEKLHSALFKIASDAKDNGHSEETKAAANDTVLAYLTQPAAD
- a CDS encoding P-II family nitrogen regulator gives rise to the protein MKPIKRMEIVIGTVHADRVIEALRSVGVTGYTVINGVSGSGDRGTRRIDGVSGAFENCMVISACDESLVDPAVKKIKPILKRFGGLCLVSDAQWIMH
- a CDS encoding sodium-dependent bicarbonate transport family permease, which produces MDVSLLLDNLRTPAILFFGLGVFAAVVRSDLALPQPIPKFLSVYLLMAIGLHGGVELMRSEIDTSVVLILLAAVGLSAATPLWSFFVLRLKLDVPNAAAMAATYGSISAVTFITATNFLDSLNSTDPAYTPGGYMVAAMALMESPAIVVGVLLARYFASPAKDSDSSSDPLPQEDRGKIDWGELLREAFFNGAVIVLVGSLLIGIAIDEKGWDSIQPFVYTPFKGVLCLFLLDMGLVAARRLSDLRRCGPSLIAFAILSAPLHASLGIAVAWLLGVGQGDALLLAVLAGSASYIAVPAAMRLAVPEANPGLYVTMSLAVTFPFNITVGIPLYLAIIEALWA
- a CDS encoding carbonic anhydrase, with the translated sequence MPDSPVFTSPEPFEAERINALAIYCSDGRFGEQFDDFLHHHLCLPRYDRLAVPGGPACLAGHYTSENELIGIKSQIRFLIEAHNLNTIVLIQHHNCAFYAHAMPGKQFEQIKPAQDLDLGAAAAELRKMRPSLRVLTIFARLVGDRVQFEEVHPEAVSTN
- a CDS encoding DUF3553 domain-containing protein → MTTPIRFAQGDTVRHPKRPEWGVGTVRSIQAIAQPDGTRAQRLTVDFANQGRKNINTAIAPLIREGEAKPVAPAKPKTRRNTPQPPLPQPKTAKAAASVTPNGDGSAGNGSSGSGWLDAMDPDGAKSNELWDLPDELSDPFASLPERLAATLKTYRFSTEPRALMDWAVVQTGLNDPLSKYTRSELEQAFPRYVRDRDAHLKDLVRQLKRENNFAALKDAGRGLFPAAQSALDKAIRN
- the ligA gene encoding NAD-dependent DNA ligase LigA → MPATAAQQQRAATLRDELHRHNRLYYTDAAPEISDREFDELLRELQDLEAEHPELLTPDSPTQRVGGAPIEGFVTVAHTVPMLSIDNTYSKEELDTWITRVGKEIGKDFPDDGGLFGGDSDQPPATQLILEPKIDGVALSLRYENGVLTQALTRGDGTKGDDITHNINTVNAIPLRLEPSPGVRASARMPIPDVLEVRGEIYMPNAVFERVNAQREQDGLELFANPRNSTAGTLKQKDPAKVIRGLAFIAHGRGVLESETTDGFDQTHDRFLASLKQLGLPTHEDFRVCETADEAWDFVAEFDEKRHTLPYATDGMVIKFNRYDVQDKLGTRSKSPRWCIAYKYAAEQAQTVLETVEWQVGKTGKLTPRATMSPVFLAGTTVTHASLHNFGEMLRKDIRVGDTVVIEKAGEIIPQVVRVVLEKRPKNTQPPTAPDRCPECGTPVQIEMDSRRVQEHEVYARKVEREKAKAEKLAAKPKHIEPPEPLGPLDETARYCPNPECPAQFRERLIHFVGRNQMDIDALGEKTIHQLADAGLLTNLGDIFQLHEKREDILALERMAEKKVDNLVQGIEDAKGRGLARVLAGLTIRHVGNSGSRVFARAFGNVDALVAADLEQLEALEDVGPITAQSLYDFLHNETGQHVIDELKQAGVDLTEEQPAVVESSGDSPFAGKKIVLTGTLEHFKRNDLKAKLETLGAKVSGSVSKNTDILIAGESAGSKLTKAESLGVEVWNEAQLLKSLPE